Within the Cystobacter fuscus DSM 2262 genome, the region CCTCGGTCGAGTTGGAAGTGCCGTTGCGCTTGGTGACCACGAGGTCCAGGGTGCTGTCCCGGTTCCAGTCCACCAGGTTGAAGTCGAGCTGGGTCTCCGTCTGGGAGATCGCGGTGACCGAATGCTGCAGGACGGTGCTGAAGTCGTCGGCCCCGTTCAGGATGTCCACCTCGACGTTGCCGCTGGTGCCACCCGCGCGGCGGACGCCGAGCAGGTCCGGCGTGCCATCGTGGTTGCAATCCCCCACGTCGAACTCCCAGTTCGCGTCGGTCTGGCCGAACACCGTTGTGTAGTGCCCGAGGTAGGTGGAGAGCGAGGTGGCTCCGTCCAGCACGTGCACCTCGGTGTGGTTGCTCAGGCCATGGTGCTTGATGGCGAAGAGGTCCTGCGCGCCGTCGCCATTCCAGTCCGCGACCTCGAAGTCCCAGTCCGTGTCGGTCACGTGCGGGCCTTTCGGGCAGGTGCGTGACATCCTCCCCGGCATCCCTCGAGGCGTCAGCGGGCCGCCTGGGAAGAAGCGGT harbors:
- a CDS encoding FG-GAP-like repeat-containing protein, producing MTDTDWDFEVADWNGDGAQDLFAIKHHGLSNHTEVHVLDGATSLSTYLGHYTTVFGQTDANWEFDVGDCNHDGTPDLLGVRRAGGTSGNVEVDILNGADDFSTVLQHSVTAISQTETQLDFNLVDWNRDSTLDLVVTKRNGTSNSTEVHVLSGATGFSEFLLHAGTALHQADGTWVFKLARRDETFLERLLDGGNGFDLVGIKRSGTANGPLPARKTNRKIPR